A region of Streptomyces sp. NBC_01267 DNA encodes the following proteins:
- a CDS encoding MarR family winged helix-turn-helix transcriptional regulator, whose protein sequence is MEDEVDRLVAAWRRERPDLDVEPLEVLSRVSRLARHLDRARRLAFSEHNLEPWEFDVLTSLRRAGAPYQLSPGQLLTQTLVTSGTMTNRIDRLATKSLVERLPDPSDRRGVLVRLTPEGRDRADQALAGLLAQERALLAELSRTQRGELANLLRQLTAPFDNIP, encoded by the coding sequence ATGGAGGACGAGGTCGACCGGCTGGTTGCTGCGTGGCGCCGAGAGCGCCCTGACCTCGACGTGGAACCGCTGGAGGTGCTCAGCCGGGTGTCCAGGCTGGCCCGCCACCTCGACCGGGCCCGTCGGCTGGCTTTCTCCGAGCACAATCTGGAGCCCTGGGAGTTCGACGTACTGACGTCGCTGCGCCGCGCGGGCGCCCCGTACCAGCTCTCCCCCGGTCAGTTGCTCACCCAGACGCTCGTCACCTCCGGCACCATGACCAACCGGATCGACCGGCTCGCCACCAAGAGCCTCGTCGAGCGGCTGCCCGACCCCAGCGACCGGCGCGGCGTCCTGGTCCGCCTCACCCCCGAGGGCCGTGACCGCGCCGACCAGGCGCTGGCCGGGCTGCTCGCCCAGGAGCGCGCGCTGCTCGCCGAGCTGTCGCGCACCCAGCGGGGCGAACTGGCCAATCTGCTACGCCAGTTGACCGCCCCGTTCGACAACATCCCCTAG
- a CDS encoding Uma2 family endonuclease, translated as MTAESIAEPGCRWPVPPQDGYTVDDLFTLPDLPPHTELIDGSLVFASPQRDFHSTVIDLLMAGLRRTVPPELKVRREMTVVLDRRNGPEPDICIVRAEARAHLEQTRFQAADLLLAVEVVSPDSESRDRDTKPRKYAAAGIPYFWLVEMAGADQHPVVRVYELDPLSKTYALSGIHHDQLKVTVPYDIDIDITLGTLEQL; from the coding sequence ATGACCGCCGAGTCGATCGCCGAACCGGGCTGCCGCTGGCCTGTGCCGCCACAGGACGGCTACACCGTGGACGATCTGTTCACGCTGCCTGATCTCCCGCCTCATACAGAGCTGATCGACGGGAGCCTGGTATTCGCGAGTCCTCAGCGGGATTTTCACAGCACAGTGATCGACCTGCTGATGGCCGGGCTGCGTCGCACCGTGCCCCCGGAGCTGAAGGTCCGCCGGGAGATGACCGTGGTTCTGGACCGGCGCAATGGGCCCGAACCCGACATCTGCATCGTTCGGGCCGAAGCACGGGCGCACCTTGAACAGACCCGCTTCCAAGCCGCCGACCTCCTGCTCGCCGTCGAGGTCGTCTCCCCCGACTCCGAGTCCCGTGACCGCGACACCAAGCCACGCAAGTACGCCGCGGCCGGTATCCCGTACTTCTGGCTCGTCGAGATGGCCGGGGCGGACCAGCACCCGGTCGTACGTGTCTACGAACTCGACCCGCTGTCCAAGACGTACGCGCTGTCCGGCATCCATCACGACCAGCTCAAGGTCACCGTTCCGTACGACATCGACATCGACATCACGCTGGGCACCCTCGAGCAGCTCTGA
- a CDS encoding Uma2 family endonuclease, translating to MTALAHEVSPAVDEYPVSDLDEVLWQAWKAMDLPEGYRAEIIEGSIEVSPTGRRRHGVLIGRIRRALDAHLAGGDHGDVVHHDINVIHHRKSWIPDLFVAPLDLDQIPDEEGLGVDAAGVSMVIEVVSPGHRNEQRDRVRKRREYARAGISLYVLVDDHDGDGTVVVLASPNSEKANYADEHRVPYGTDAVIQEGPAKGFVIGADITRS from the coding sequence ATGACCGCTCTCGCACACGAGGTTTCCCCGGCTGTGGACGAATACCCGGTCTCCGACCTGGACGAGGTCCTTTGGCAGGCGTGGAAAGCCATGGATCTCCCCGAGGGCTACCGGGCCGAGATCATCGAGGGGTCCATCGAGGTGTCACCTACTGGCCGTCGCCGTCACGGCGTGCTCATCGGACGAATCCGCCGGGCGCTGGACGCTCACCTGGCGGGCGGAGATCACGGAGACGTCGTCCACCATGACATCAACGTGATCCACCACCGGAAATCGTGGATTCCGGATCTCTTCGTGGCGCCGCTCGATCTGGACCAGATCCCGGACGAGGAAGGTCTCGGAGTCGATGCCGCCGGGGTCTCCATGGTCATCGAGGTTGTCTCCCCGGGGCACCGGAACGAGCAGCGGGACAGGGTCCGCAAGCGCCGTGAATACGCCCGCGCGGGCATTTCGCTCTACGTCCTCGTCGACGACCACGACGGCGACGGCACGGTCGTCGTACTGGCGTCGCCCAACTCGGAAAAGGCCAATTACGCCGACGAGCACCGAGTCCCGTACGGCACGGACGCGGTGATCCAGGAGGGCCCGGCGAAGGGCTTCGTCATCGGCGCGGACATCACCCGGAGCTGA
- the galE gene encoding UDP-glucose 4-epimerase GalE: protein MSKKYLVTGGAGYVGSVVAAHLLEAGHEVTVLDDLSTGFREGVPAGAAFIEGRIQDAARWLDPSYDGVLHFAASSQVGESVVNPEKYWLNNVGGSTALLAAMRSAGVRTLVFSSTAATYGEPESVPIKESAPTAPTNPYGATKLAVDHMIAGECAAHGLAATSLRYFNVAGAYGSHGERHDPESHLVPLVLQVAQGRRDAISVYGDDYPTPDGTCVRDYIHVADLAEAHLLALDASTPGEHLICNLGNGSGFSVREVIETVRKVSGHPIPEIAAGRRAGDPAVLVAAADTARDRLGWTPSRSDLAGIVSDAWTFAQNIRHDSGISQQGSC, encoded by the coding sequence GTGAGTAAGAAGTACCTGGTCACCGGTGGTGCGGGATATGTCGGCAGTGTCGTGGCCGCACACCTTCTGGAGGCCGGTCACGAGGTGACCGTGCTCGACGACCTCTCCACCGGCTTCCGGGAGGGCGTCCCGGCGGGCGCCGCGTTCATCGAGGGCCGTATCCAGGACGCCGCCCGGTGGCTCGACCCCTCGTACGACGGAGTGCTGCACTTCGCCGCGTCCTCACAGGTCGGCGAGTCGGTGGTCAACCCCGAGAAGTACTGGCTGAACAACGTCGGAGGCAGCACCGCGCTGCTCGCCGCGATGCGGTCCGCGGGCGTGCGCACGCTGGTCTTCTCCTCCACCGCCGCGACCTACGGGGAGCCGGAGAGCGTACCGATCAAGGAGAGCGCCCCCACCGCGCCGACCAACCCGTACGGCGCGACCAAGCTGGCCGTGGACCACATGATCGCCGGTGAGTGCGCGGCGCACGGCCTGGCCGCGACCTCGCTGCGGTACTTCAACGTCGCCGGTGCGTACGGGAGCCACGGCGAGCGCCACGACCCCGAGTCGCACCTCGTCCCGCTGGTCCTCCAGGTCGCGCAGGGCCGCCGCGACGCGATCTCGGTGTACGGCGACGACTACCCCACCCCGGACGGCACCTGCGTCCGCGACTACATCCATGTCGCGGACCTCGCCGAGGCCCATCTGCTCGCCCTCGACGCGTCGACGCCGGGCGAGCACCTGATCTGCAACCTCGGCAACGGCAGCGGCTTCTCGGTCCGCGAGGTCATCGAGACCGTACGGAAGGTCAGCGGCCACCCGATCCCCGAGATCGCCGCCGGGCGCCGCGCGGGCGACCCGGCCGTGCTCGTCGCCGCCGCCGACACCGCCCGCGACCGGCTGGGCTGGACCCCGTCGCGCTCCGATCTGGCCGGCATCGTCTCCGACGCCTGGACCTTCGCGCAGAACATCCGCCACGACAGTGGCATCTCACAGCAGGGGAGTTGCTGA
- the galT gene encoding galactose-1-phosphate uridylyltransferase, protein MKKTSTRLADGRELLYYDSRDDAVRAAVDRRPLGPVATASEIRRDPLLGDAVAVSSHRQERPYHPPADECPLCPSRDGRLSEIPDADYAVAVFENRFPSLAGDSGRCEVVCFTSDHDASFADLTEEQAALVLGAWTDRTAELAELPQVKQVFCFENRGAEIGVTLGHPHGQIYGYPFVTPRTALMLRSAEAFQESSGGRNLFDETVARELAEGTRVVLTGEHWVAFVPYAAHWPYEVHLYPRKRVPDLRYLDEEARTEFPQMYLELLRRFDRIFGEGEPPTPYISAWHQAPFGELEGFGVDRDEFALHLELFTIRRTTGKLKFLAGSESGMNVFVNDVPPEAAAERLREVASK, encoded by the coding sequence GTGAAGAAGACATCGACCCGACTCGCCGACGGTCGTGAACTGCTCTACTACGACTCCCGGGACGACGCGGTGCGTGCCGCCGTCGACCGGCGCCCCCTCGGCCCCGTGGCCACCGCCTCCGAGATCCGCCGCGACCCGCTGCTCGGTGACGCGGTCGCCGTCTCCTCGCACCGCCAGGAGCGCCCGTACCACCCGCCGGCCGACGAGTGCCCGCTCTGCCCGTCGCGGGACGGCAGACTGAGCGAGATCCCCGACGCGGACTACGCCGTCGCCGTCTTCGAGAACCGCTTCCCCTCGCTCGCCGGGGACTCCGGCCGCTGCGAGGTCGTCTGCTTCACCTCCGACCACGACGCCTCCTTCGCGGACCTCACCGAGGAACAGGCCGCACTGGTCCTCGGCGCCTGGACCGACAGGACCGCGGAACTCGCCGAACTCCCCCAGGTCAAGCAGGTGTTCTGCTTCGAGAACCGGGGCGCGGAGATCGGCGTCACCCTCGGCCACCCGCACGGCCAGATCTACGGCTACCCCTTCGTCACCCCGCGCACCGCGCTGATGCTCCGCTCCGCCGAGGCGTTCCAGGAGAGCAGCGGCGGGCGGAACCTCTTCGACGAGACCGTCGCCCGCGAACTGGCCGAGGGCACCCGGGTGGTGCTCACGGGCGAGCACTGGGTGGCGTTCGTCCCGTACGCCGCGCACTGGCCGTACGAGGTGCACCTCTACCCGCGCAAGCGCGTGCCCGACCTGCGCTACCTCGACGAGGAGGCGCGCACAGAGTTCCCACAGATGTATCTGGAACTGTTGAGGCGGTTCGACCGGATCTTCGGCGAGGGGGAGCCGCCGACGCCGTACATCTCCGCATGGCACCAGGCGCCCTTCGGCGAGCTGGAAGGATTCGGTGTCGACCGGGACGAATTCGCGCTGCATCTTGAGCTTTTCACCATTCGCCGTACTACGGGCAAGCTGAAGTTCCTCGCGGGTTCCGAGTCGGGCATGAACGTCTTCGTGAATGACGTGCCGCCGGAGGCCGCGGCCGAGCGACTGCGAGAGGTAGCGAGCAAGTGA
- a CDS encoding TetR/AcrR family transcriptional regulator gives MMTDVAIEGSSTSGRKNRTASGRRPRRVRMTGKERREQLLDIGRTLFAEKGFEGTSVEEIAAKAGVSKPVVYEHFGGKEGLYAVVVDREMRQLLELVTGSLTAGHPRELCEQAAFALLDYIEEYTDGFRILVRDSPVAQSTGTFASLISDIATQVEDILGSEFKARGFDQKLAPLYAQALVGMVALTGQWWLDVRKPPKAEVAAHLVNLAWHGLENLEPKPRLIGHRKN, from the coding sequence ATGATGACAGACGTGGCGATCGAAGGCAGCAGTACCAGCGGCAGAAAGAACAGAACGGCCTCGGGGCGGCGTCCGCGCCGGGTCCGGATGACCGGGAAGGAACGCCGCGAGCAGCTGCTGGACATCGGCCGCACCCTCTTCGCCGAGAAGGGGTTCGAGGGCACGTCGGTGGAGGAGATCGCCGCGAAGGCGGGGGTCTCCAAGCCGGTGGTGTACGAGCACTTCGGCGGCAAGGAGGGGCTGTACGCGGTGGTGGTCGACCGCGAGATGCGCCAGCTCCTGGAGCTGGTGACCGGCTCGCTGACGGCGGGCCATCCGCGTGAGCTGTGCGAGCAGGCCGCGTTCGCGCTGCTCGACTACATCGAGGAGTACACGGACGGGTTCCGCATCCTGGTGCGGGACTCCCCGGTGGCCCAGTCGACGGGTACGTTCGCCTCGCTGATCAGTGATATCGCCACGCAGGTGGAGGACATCCTGGGCAGCGAGTTCAAGGCCCGCGGCTTCGACCAGAAGCTGGCGCCGCTGTATGCGCAGGCGCTGGTGGGCATGGTGGCGCTGACCGGCCAGTGGTGGCTCGACGTACGGAAGCCGCCGAAGGCGGAGGTGGCGGCGCACCTGGTGAATCTGGCGTGGCACGGTCTGGAGAATCTGGAGCCGAAGCCGCGGTTGATAGGGCACCGGAAGAACTGA
- a CDS encoding winged helix-turn-helix domain-containing protein, which translates to MSDEKRQAASENPLLNRARQVLPDHPVRIALLDLLAETGTVTSTQAAARLGHSSGLCSFHLRQLARHGLIEEAPHDGGRARPWQLRWAPSQPSGQPSGQPSGQQTPEEFDALARGLEDESYQHWLAHREQAPAEWQQDESFSAVLHLTPAETAELAAAVRHLLAGYRERDRNPATRPAGTAAVAAVTRLFPLLPENPGQPPSA; encoded by the coding sequence GTGAGCGATGAGAAACGTCAAGCCGCATCCGAGAACCCGCTGCTGAACCGCGCCCGGCAGGTCCTCCCCGACCATCCCGTGCGTATCGCCCTGCTGGACCTGCTCGCCGAGACCGGCACCGTCACGTCCACGCAGGCAGCGGCCCGCCTGGGCCACAGCTCCGGGCTCTGCTCCTTCCACCTGCGCCAGCTCGCCCGGCACGGCCTCATCGAAGAAGCGCCGCACGACGGCGGGCGGGCCCGGCCGTGGCAGCTCCGCTGGGCGCCCTCCCAGCCGTCCGGTCAGCCGTCGGGGCAGCCGTCGGGGCAGCAGACGCCGGAAGAGTTCGACGCGCTCGCACGCGGACTGGAGGACGAGAGCTACCAGCACTGGCTGGCCCACCGGGAGCAGGCGCCGGCCGAGTGGCAGCAGGACGAATCCTTCAGCGCCGTACTCCACCTCACCCCGGCGGAGACGGCCGAACTGGCCGCCGCCGTCCGCCACCTGCTGGCCGGCTACCGCGAACGGGACCGGAACCCCGCCACACGCCCCGCGGGCACCGCAGCGGTAGCGGCGGTCACCCGGCTGTTCCCCCTGCTGCCCGAGAACCCAGGGCAGCCACCGTCGGCCTGA
- the galK gene encoding galactokinase yields MSFEELYGTAPEGSWAAPGRVNLIGEYTDFNDGFVMPLALPHTAVAQVSRRTDGVLRLYSADIEGGIVQLRTDELEPLTNTSWAAYPAGIVWALREAGHAITGADIHLSSTVPTGGGLSSSAALEVVTALALNDLYELGLSCQELALVAQRAENAFVGVPCGVMDQTASACCTEGHALYLDCRDLSTRQVPFDLAAQGLRLLVVDTRVKHALGDGAYAERRAGCEEGARILGVPALRDVPYGELPAALAKLTDPVVHGYVRHVVSDNHRVEQTIALLESGDVRGVGPILTEGHASLRDDLHVSCEELDLVVESANAGGALGARMTGGGFGGSAIVLVGEEHADAVAKSVTEAFAAAGYTPPRIFPAVPSAGARRVS; encoded by the coding sequence ATGAGCTTCGAGGAGCTGTACGGAACCGCCCCGGAGGGCAGCTGGGCCGCACCGGGCCGGGTGAACCTCATCGGCGAGTACACCGACTTCAACGACGGCTTCGTGATGCCGCTCGCCCTGCCGCACACCGCCGTCGCGCAGGTCTCCCGGCGCACGGACGGAGTCCTGCGGCTGTACTCCGCGGACATCGAGGGCGGCATCGTCCAGCTCCGCACCGACGAGCTGGAGCCGCTCACCAACACCAGCTGGGCCGCCTACCCGGCGGGCATCGTCTGGGCGCTGCGCGAGGCGGGCCACGCGATAACGGGCGCGGACATCCACCTCAGCTCCACGGTCCCCACCGGCGGCGGGCTCTCCTCGTCGGCGGCCCTGGAGGTCGTCACCGCGCTCGCACTCAACGACCTGTACGAATTGGGCCTGAGCTGCCAGGAGTTGGCACTGGTCGCACAGCGCGCGGAGAACGCCTTCGTGGGTGTTCCCTGCGGCGTCATGGACCAGACCGCCTCGGCCTGCTGCACCGAGGGCCACGCGCTGTACCTCGACTGCCGTGACCTCTCGACCCGCCAGGTGCCCTTCGACCTGGCCGCGCAGGGGCTGCGGCTGCTGGTCGTCGACACCCGGGTGAAGCACGCGCTGGGCGACGGCGCGTACGCGGAGCGCCGCGCCGGATGCGAGGAGGGCGCGCGCATCCTGGGCGTCCCCGCGCTGCGCGACGTGCCGTACGGGGAACTGCCCGCGGCGCTGGCCAAGCTCACCGACCCCGTCGTGCACGGCTACGTCCGCCATGTCGTCTCCGACAACCACCGGGTGGAGCAGACCATCGCACTGCTCGAATCGGGCGATGTGCGCGGCGTCGGGCCGATCCTGACGGAGGGGCATGCCTCGCTCCGGGACGATCTGCACGTCTCGTGCGAGGAGCTGGACCTGGTGGTGGAGTCCGCGAACGCGGGCGGCGCGCTGGGTGCGCGGATGACCGGCGGCGGCTTCGGCGGATCGGCGATCGTACTGGTCGGCGAGGAGCACGCGGACGCCGTGGCGAAGTCGGTGACGGAGGCCTTCGCGGCAGCCGGTTACACACCGCCGCGGATCTTCCCCGCGGTGCCTTCCGCGGGGGCGCGACGGGTCTCGTAA
- the def gene encoding peptide deformylase: protein MAGRSGDTAQDRRVRVLGEPVDSYPRLVPEAGRGAVRRITVVGEQILHRRCQEVTRFGTPELSQLVDDMFATNQVAEGAGLAANQVDVDLQLFVWDITDEWGVRHVGHLANPVLDEIPAERRELIEEPEGCLSVPGPYRVVPRPDRAVVRGRDKDGRPLVIEGRGYFARCLQHETDHLHGRLYLDRLAQRERKTALREMAASKDEMLARRAARARDLGK, encoded by the coding sequence ATGGCTGGTCGGTCCGGTGACACCGCACAGGACCGCCGGGTACGCGTGCTGGGCGAACCCGTCGATTCCTACCCCCGGCTCGTACCGGAGGCCGGACGGGGTGCGGTGCGCCGCATCACCGTCGTCGGGGAGCAGATCCTGCACCGCCGGTGCCAGGAGGTCACCCGGTTCGGCACGCCGGAACTGTCACAGCTGGTGGACGACATGTTCGCCACGAACCAGGTGGCGGAGGGCGCGGGGCTCGCCGCCAACCAGGTCGACGTGGACCTGCAGTTGTTCGTATGGGACATCACGGACGAGTGGGGGGTGCGCCACGTCGGGCACCTCGCCAATCCCGTCCTGGACGAGATCCCGGCCGAGCGGCGCGAGCTGATCGAGGAGCCGGAAGGCTGCCTCTCCGTGCCCGGCCCGTACCGCGTGGTGCCCCGCCCGGACCGTGCCGTCGTACGCGGCCGTGACAAGGACGGCAGGCCGCTGGTGATCGAGGGCCGGGGCTACTTCGCCCGCTGCCTGCAGCACGAGACGGACCACCTTCACGGCCGCCTGTACCTGGACCGGCTCGCCCAGCGGGAACGGAAGACGGCCCTCCGTGAAATGGCCGCGTCGAAGGACGAGATGCTCGCCCGGCGTGCCGCCAGGGCCAGGGATCTGGGCAAGTGA
- a CDS encoding trans-aconitate 2-methyltransferase gives MTPPTWDPQQYLRHADHRTRPFHDLLSRITGTPTRIADLGCGAGNVTALLSERWPEARVTGFDNSPQMLEQAQRYAGPRLTFRPADAATWTPTVPYDLLVSNALLQWVPGHADRFPDWLDALAPGGTFAFQVPGNFTAPSHTILADLRESARWKPRLGGVGDRTAAVLAPGQYLTRLTDLGCAADVWETTYLQLLTGDDPVLDWVKGTALRPVLTALADDPEATGAFLAEYRDLLRAAYPPGPHGTVFPFRRIFAVARKKS, from the coding sequence ATGACGCCACCCACCTGGGATCCACAGCAGTACCTGCGCCACGCGGACCATCGGACCCGCCCCTTCCACGACCTGCTCAGCCGCATCACCGGCACACCCACCCGGATCGCCGACCTCGGCTGCGGCGCCGGGAACGTCACGGCGCTGCTGTCCGAACGCTGGCCCGAGGCCCGGGTCACCGGCTTCGACAACTCCCCGCAGATGCTGGAACAGGCCCAGCGTTACGCGGGCCCGCGCCTGACCTTCCGGCCCGCCGACGCCGCGACCTGGACCCCCACCGTCCCCTACGACCTGCTCGTCTCCAACGCGCTGCTGCAGTGGGTCCCCGGCCACGCCGACCGCTTCCCCGACTGGCTGGACGCCCTCGCACCCGGCGGCACCTTCGCCTTCCAGGTGCCCGGCAACTTCACCGCCCCCAGCCACACGATCCTCGCCGACCTGCGGGAGTCCGCCCGCTGGAAGCCCCGGCTGGGCGGCGTCGGCGACCGCACCGCAGCCGTCCTCGCGCCCGGTCAGTACCTCACCCGCCTCACCGACCTGGGCTGCGCCGCGGACGTCTGGGAAACGACCTACCTCCAGCTCCTGACCGGCGACGACCCGGTCCTGGACTGGGTCAAGGGAACGGCCCTGCGCCCGGTCCTCACCGCACTGGCCGACGACCCGGAGGCCACCGGGGCCTTCCTCGCCGAGTACCGCGACCTGCTCCGGGCGGCCTACCCGCCGGGCCCGCACGGCACGGTCTTCCCGTTCCGCCGCATCTTCGCCGTCGCCCGCAAGAAGTCCTGA
- a CDS encoding acyl-CoA desaturase → MTIGPDLIDDAQTPTGPPLPSATLGGDSKGSVEQFGLLLFIIVPFLALVAAVPLAWSWGGVSWLDLGLLVVMYYVGCHGITIGFHRYFTHGAFKAKRPLRLVLAMMGSLAVEGPLVRWVADHRKHHKFSDAEGDPHSPWRYGETFPALLKGLWWAHMAWMFDEEQTPQRKYAPDLVNDPAIRWISRNFIYWTVVSLAIPPLVGGLVTMSWWGAFTAFFWGSLVRVALLHHVTWSINSICHAVGRRPFKSRDRSGNVWWLAVLSCGESWHNLHHADPTSARHGVLRGQLDSSARLIRWFEQFGWAYDVRWPSASRIDARRKSELTETA, encoded by the coding sequence ATGACCATTGGTCCCGATCTGATCGATGACGCCCAGACCCCGACCGGCCCTCCACTCCCCTCCGCGACACTGGGCGGGGACAGCAAGGGCTCCGTGGAGCAGTTCGGTCTTCTGCTCTTCATCATCGTGCCGTTCCTCGCTCTGGTCGCGGCGGTGCCGCTGGCCTGGAGCTGGGGCGGTGTGAGCTGGCTCGACCTGGGGCTGCTCGTGGTGATGTATTACGTCGGGTGCCACGGCATCACGATCGGTTTCCACCGGTATTTCACGCACGGCGCCTTCAAGGCGAAGCGTCCGCTGCGCCTCGTTCTGGCCATGATGGGGTCGCTCGCGGTCGAGGGGCCGCTGGTCCGCTGGGTGGCCGATCACCGCAAGCACCACAAGTTCTCCGACGCCGAGGGTGACCCGCACTCGCCGTGGCGGTACGGCGAGACCTTCCCGGCCCTGCTCAAGGGGCTGTGGTGGGCGCACATGGCGTGGATGTTCGACGAGGAGCAGACGCCGCAGCGCAAGTACGCGCCTGATCTGGTCAACGACCCGGCGATCCGGTGGATCTCGCGGAACTTCATCTACTGGACGGTGGTCTCGCTGGCGATCCCGCCGCTGGTCGGCGGTCTGGTCACGATGTCCTGGTGGGGCGCGTTCACGGCGTTCTTCTGGGGGTCGCTGGTCCGGGTGGCGCTGCTCCACCACGTCACCTGGTCGATCAACTCGATCTGTCACGCGGTGGGCAGGCGCCCGTTCAAGTCGCGGGACCGCTCAGGCAATGTGTGGTGGCTCGCGGTCCTGTCCTGCGGGGAGTCCTGGCACAACCTGCACCACGCGGACCCGACGTCCGCACGGCACGGGGTCCTGCGCGGCCAGCTGGACTCCAGCGCCCGCCTGATCCGCTGGTTCGAGCAGTTCGGCTGGGCGTACGACGTGCGCTGGCCGTCCGCTTCCCGGATCGATGCCCGGCGCAAGAGCGAGCTCACAGAAACGGCATGA
- a CDS encoding response regulator transcription factor, whose translation MRALGVHVVRIRVLVADDHRIFAESLAAALAAEPDVEVTTAGSGPAALRCLERAVADGRRYDVLLVDADLGVTVPRGRVPSQSPSLSPSASPSPDGAEGARESVPADGISLVAVVRAGRPAVRIVVLAEQDDPRRAALALQAGASGWVAKDSSLQRLHAVIRGVLRDETHLPPALLTGVLRELTAARKHRTESERLVEALTPREREVLRCMVAGLGRKAVAERLFLSPHTVRTHMQNVLGKLGVHSTLAAVALARRAGVGPAGADPLGDVVERGGQLA comes from the coding sequence ATGCGCGCTCTGGGGGTTCATGTGGTTCGTATCCGGGTTCTGGTCGCCGACGACCACCGCATCTTCGCCGAGTCGCTCGCCGCGGCTCTCGCCGCCGAGCCCGACGTGGAGGTCACCACGGCCGGCAGCGGGCCCGCGGCGCTGCGCTGTCTGGAGCGAGCCGTCGCCGACGGGCGAAGATACGACGTGCTCCTCGTCGACGCCGACCTCGGCGTCACGGTCCCGCGGGGGCGCGTCCCGTCGCAGTCGCCGTCCCTGTCCCCGTCCGCCTCCCCGTCCCCGGACGGCGCGGAAGGCGCCCGGGAGAGCGTCCCGGCCGACGGCATCTCCCTGGTCGCCGTCGTGCGCGCGGGCCGGCCCGCCGTCCGTATCGTGGTGCTCGCCGAGCAGGACGACCCGCGCAGAGCCGCCCTCGCGCTCCAGGCGGGGGCGTCCGGCTGGGTGGCCAAGGACAGTTCGCTCCAGCGGCTGCACGCGGTGATCCGGGGCGTCCTGCGGGACGAGACGCATCTGCCGCCCGCGCTGCTCACCGGCGTCCTGCGGGAGTTGACCGCGGCCCGCAAGCACCGCACCGAGAGCGAGCGGCTCGTCGAGGCGCTGACGCCGCGGGAGCGCGAGGTGCTGCGCTGCATGGTGGCGGGCTTGGGCCGCAAAGCCGTCGCCGAGCGGCTGTTCCTCTCCCCGCACACGGTCCGTACGCACATGCAGAACGTGCTGGGGAAGCTGGGTGTGCACTCCACCCTGGCGGCGGTCGCGCTGGCCAGACGGGCCGGGGTGGGACCCGCGGGCGCCGACCCGCTAGGGGATGTTGTCGAACGGGGCGGTCAACTGGCGTAG
- a CDS encoding VOC family protein — MIAALDHVQLAAPPGTEAELRAYYAGVLGMTEIPKPPVLAARGGCWFQAGPVQLHLGTEDGFRPSAKAHPALRVTDIEAYAERLTARGAKVTWDGNLPGHRRFYSWDPVGNRIEFLEPVS; from the coding sequence ATGATCGCCGCACTCGACCATGTCCAGCTCGCCGCCCCGCCCGGCACCGAGGCGGAACTGCGGGCGTACTACGCAGGGGTACTCGGGATGACGGAGATCCCCAAACCGCCGGTCCTCGCCGCCCGCGGCGGCTGCTGGTTCCAGGCCGGGCCCGTACAGCTGCACCTCGGGACGGAGGACGGATTCCGCCCGTCCGCGAAGGCCCACCCGGCGCTGCGCGTCACGGACATCGAGGCGTACGCGGAACGGCTGACGGCCCGCGGCGCGAAGGTGACCTGGGACGGCAACCTCCCCGGCCACCGCCGCTTCTACTCCTGGGACCCGGTCGGCAACCGCATCGAATTCCTGGAACCGGTGTCCTGA